The following are from one region of the Hymenobacter radiodurans genome:
- a CDS encoding GumC family protein has protein sequence MKFNEMYDNKTHLDGAEEANYRLLLSQYLKYWPLFLLGIVLSLAGAFLYINRSEAQYVINGTLLIKDGRNVSRYSENGLVSELGMMTNTTNVDNEIIALKSHSLVQRVLAELSLTTSYYIKGWAREQEIYKKSVPFEVIIENLAPEGYEKSITITTKNNNTFLLEENGKGSVYKFGELIKKPYATFTVVASSARLPLTYNKPIIVKFHDLTTLAYEYVDKLRVNPVNKLSTVVTISLTDAVPNKGQDIINKLMEVYNKEATEDKNLIASNTIKFIDERLKGLRIELSTVEKGVEEFKRKNEVADVSSQIHQSLQDASGYNKELSEARIQLEVLESIENYITKGNNVQNQLIPSALSVADPTLAGLIVKFNELQLDRERLLRTASPTNPFVLNMNEQLAYLRNNILNNLKSTKNSLIITSRSLSAKSNQFSSRIQKVPTIERELMGINRQQEIKNSLYLYLLQKREEAGLTLAATVSNSKIVDPAIWYTKPVSPKKSAIYLIALLLGLGIPLAIIFVKHHFNNKIQLIKDVEQATSVPILGELMHNKSSNGIVVAKDSRSPLSEMFRLIRTNLQFTSNINKSSRVLLVTSSMSGEGKTFFCVNFASSLLLIGKKVVIINMDLRKQTLNSESVNGLTDYLMHIDVFVDDIVTPSKTIPDLYIINSGPLPSNPAELMMSPKIEQLLRVLRENFDFIIIDTAPVGQVADAFALAHNVDATIYIARYNYTLKSQISLMNKMCENKRLTNCMLVLNDAADNHLPKYGYGYGYKQSKSAKKSLLS, from the coding sequence ATGAAATTCAATGAGATGTACGATAATAAAACGCATTTAGATGGGGCTGAAGAAGCAAATTATCGCCTATTGCTTTCTCAATATTTGAAATACTGGCCATTGTTTTTACTTGGAATAGTTTTGAGTTTAGCGGGAGCATTCCTATATATAAATCGCTCCGAGGCGCAATATGTTATAAACGGAACTTTGTTAATTAAGGACGGAAGAAATGTAAGTCGGTACTCAGAAAACGGATTGGTAAGTGAGTTAGGTATGATGACCAACACTACAAACGTTGATAACGAAATTATAGCTTTAAAGTCCCATAGCTTAGTGCAGCGTGTTTTAGCTGAACTATCATTAACAACTAGTTATTATATAAAGGGGTGGGCAAGAGAGCAAGAAATATATAAGAAATCTGTGCCTTTCGAAGTAATTATAGAAAATTTGGCTCCGGAAGGATATGAAAAGTCTATCACAATTACAACCAAGAACAATAACACTTTTTTACTAGAAGAGAACGGAAAAGGATCTGTTTACAAGTTTGGTGAACTAATAAAAAAGCCGTACGCTACTTTTACGGTAGTAGCGTCGTCAGCGCGATTGCCATTAACATATAATAAACCTATCATCGTAAAATTCCATGACCTTACTACATTAGCTTATGAATATGTAGATAAGCTTCGGGTAAATCCAGTAAATAAGTTATCAACAGTAGTTACGATAAGTTTGACGGATGCTGTCCCCAATAAAGGACAGGACATTATAAATAAATTAATGGAAGTTTATAATAAAGAGGCTACTGAAGACAAGAATTTAATAGCTTCTAATACTATAAAGTTCATTGATGAGCGATTAAAAGGCTTGCGGATTGAGTTATCAACTGTTGAAAAAGGAGTTGAGGAATTTAAGCGCAAGAATGAGGTAGCCGATGTCAGCTCACAAATTCACCAATCACTACAAGATGCCAGTGGGTATAATAAAGAGCTATCAGAAGCACGAATTCAACTCGAGGTATTAGAATCCATTGAAAACTATATAACAAAAGGAAACAACGTTCAGAATCAATTAATTCCTAGCGCTCTTAGTGTCGCAGACCCAACGCTTGCGGGGTTAATCGTTAAGTTTAATGAGCTACAGTTGGACCGTGAACGGCTATTGCGAACAGCATCTCCAACGAATCCATTTGTGCTAAACATGAATGAACAATTAGCTTACTTAAGAAATAACATCCTAAATAATCTAAAATCAACTAAGAACAGCTTAATTATTACAAGCAGGAGTTTATCCGCTAAATCCAATCAGTTTTCGTCTAGGATTCAAAAGGTGCCCACTATTGAACGTGAACTTATGGGGATAAATAGGCAACAGGAAATTAAGAACTCGTTGTACTTGTACCTCTTGCAAAAGAGAGAAGAAGCTGGATTGACTTTAGCAGCAACTGTTTCTAATTCAAAAATTGTGGATCCCGCGATTTGGTACACCAAGCCCGTTAGCCCAAAGAAATCAGCTATTTACTTGATAGCTCTTCTCCTTGGCTTAGGCATACCGTTAGCCATTATATTTGTAAAGCATCATTTCAATAATAAAATCCAGTTAATAAAGGATGTTGAACAAGCTACCTCTGTTCCCATTTTAGGGGAGCTTATGCATAATAAATCTAGTAATGGAATTGTGGTTGCTAAAGATAGTCGCAGCCCCCTATCAGAAATGTTCAGACTTATTCGGACGAATTTACAATTTACTAGTAATATAAATAAGTCTAGTCGTGTACTATTAGTAACGTCTAGTATGAGTGGCGAAGGCAAAACTTTCTTTTGCGTTAATTTTGCATCAAGCTTATTACTAATTGGAAAAAAGGTAGTTATAATAAATATGGATTTACGAAAGCAAACCTTGAATTCCGAGTCGGTGAATGGCCTGACTGATTATCTAATGCATATCGATGTATTTGTTGATGACATCGTCACGCCTTCAAAGACCATCCCAGACTTGTATATTATTAATTCAGGGCCACTTCCATCTAATCCCGCAGAGCTAATGATGAGCCCTAAAATCGAGCAGTTATTGCGCGTGTTAAGGGAAAATTTTGACTTCATTATTATTGATACGGCCCCAGTAGGTCAGGTGGCGGATGCCTTTGCTTTAGCGCACAATGTTGATGCTACCATCTATATAGCAAGGTATAACTATACTCTTAAATCTCAGATTAGCTTAATGAATAAAATGTGTGAGAATAAAAGATTAACTAATTGCATGCTTGTACTAAATGATGCTGCGGATAATCATCTACCAAAATATGGTTACGGGTATGGCTACAAACAAAGTAAATCTGCAAAAAAGTCCTTGCTATCGTGA
- a CDS encoding tyrosine-type recombinase/integrase has translation MKELGQRCGLDESTFVLHYQNTKRITERVPKYSLLSSHTGRHPSVTQSLERGIPIEALQKFTTHKDLKTLMRYAKEADAQKKVQMEKARD, from the coding sequence GTGAAAGAACTGGGACAGCGTTGTGGTCTCGACGAATCAACTTTTGTATTGCATTATCAAAACACTAAACGCATTACGGAGCGCGTACCAAAGTATAGCCTCTTATCCTCTCATACAGGTCGGCACCCCTCTGTAACTCAGAGTCTAGAACGTGGGATACCCATAGAAGCACTTCAGAAATTTACCACTCATAAAGACCTTAAAACGCTAATGCGCTACGCTAAAGAGGCTGATGCACAGAAAAAGGTGCAGATGGAAAAGGCCCGGGATTGA
- a CDS encoding Y-family DNA polymerase, producing the protein MFALVDCNNFYVSCERAFQNRLKGVPVVVLSNNDGCIISRSQEAKDLGIKMGEPYFKVKPLLAQHGVRVFSSNYVLYGDMSRRVMHYLSSVVPDVEIYSIDEAFLDLRGMERYHGCLTTYAADIRQEVYRRTHIPTCVGIGPTKTLAKLANRITKKKPALGGIFCLDTEAKRQWALEQVAVEDVWGIGRQYAQKLHDAGIRTAAALAQCSESWVRKYLGGVVGARLVRELQGIPCHAFQPSDGGTTVRQSIACTRTFGKPLSTFADLLGAVGAFASRAAEKLRQQGSAVNTMTVFISKNKYSNEPPPYTFSTVISLPVATNDTSDLLRYARIALKRIWQPHTTYIKAGVILDGLEGAGQQQLNLFSTTNKGEARTRLLQDLDQLNQRFGTGTVRFATAAIPRGKQSVSWLGNADFKSGAYTTSWEELWAL; encoded by the coding sequence ATGTTCGCGCTCGTTGATTGCAACAACTTTTACGTGAGCTGTGAACGGGCTTTTCAAAACCGACTCAAGGGCGTTCCCGTGGTGGTGCTTAGCAATAATGACGGCTGCATTATTTCGCGCTCCCAGGAAGCCAAAGACTTGGGAATCAAGATGGGCGAGCCGTATTTTAAAGTGAAGCCCCTGCTGGCGCAACACGGGGTGCGGGTATTTTCCAGCAACTACGTCCTCTACGGCGACATGAGCCGCCGCGTGATGCACTACCTCAGCTCCGTGGTGCCCGACGTTGAGATTTACTCCATCGACGAGGCCTTTCTGGATCTGCGCGGCATGGAGCGCTACCACGGCTGCCTCACTACGTATGCCGCCGACATCAGACAGGAAGTATACCGCCGCACCCACATTCCGACCTGCGTTGGCATCGGGCCCACCAAAACGCTGGCTAAGCTCGCCAACCGCATAACAAAGAAAAAACCGGCGCTGGGGGGCATTTTTTGCCTTGATACCGAAGCGAAACGGCAGTGGGCCTTGGAGCAAGTAGCCGTAGAAGACGTGTGGGGCATTGGGCGGCAGTACGCCCAGAAGCTGCATGATGCCGGCATCCGGACCGCTGCTGCGCTGGCTCAGTGCTCCGAGTCGTGGGTGCGCAAGTACCTAGGCGGCGTGGTTGGCGCCCGGCTGGTGCGCGAGCTACAGGGCATTCCCTGTCATGCCTTCCAGCCGTCAGATGGTGGCACAACCGTCCGGCAAAGCATCGCCTGCACTCGCACGTTTGGGAAGCCCCTCTCCACCTTCGCTGATTTACTGGGCGCAGTTGGCGCCTTCGCGTCGCGGGCTGCTGAGAAGCTGCGGCAGCAAGGCTCTGCCGTCAACACGATGACAGTATTTATCAGTAAAAACAAGTATAGCAACGAGCCTCCACCCTACACCTTTTCTACTGTTATATCCTTACCCGTAGCCACCAATGATACCAGCGACCTGCTGCGCTATGCCCGTATTGCGCTGAAGCGTATTTGGCAGCCCCATACTACTTATATCAAAGCCGGCGTGATCCTCGATGGCCTGGAGGGAGCGGGTCAGCAGCAGCTCAACTTGTTCTCGACAACCAATAAAGGCGAGGCCCGCACCCGACTCCTACAGGATCTTGACCAGCTCAACCAGCGCTTCGGCACTGGTACGGTACGGTTTGCTACGGCCGCCATTCCCAGAGGCAAGCAGTCAGTGTCCTGGCTTGGCAATGCTGATTTTAAAAGTGGAGCCTACACTACCAGCTGGGAAGAGTTGTGGGCTTTGTAA
- a CDS encoding S24 family peptidase yields the protein MREFIVVSVLHQPVWLPFIESLVPAGFPSPALDHESAALDLNALLLPHPDATYLIRCFGDSMMGGEDGIRSGSLLAVDCTLKPQSNDVVIASLDGMDYTLKRLIQRPDQSWWLVPDNPTYTAVPIESPDVFTVWGVVTHIVNETRPGKLGQHVRAR from the coding sequence ATGCGTGAATTTATTGTTGTCTCTGTTCTACATCAGCCTGTATGGCTGCCTTTCATCGAAAGCCTAGTGCCAGCGGGCTTTCCCTCCCCGGCCCTCGACCATGAGTCTGCCGCGCTCGACCTGAACGCCCTGCTGCTGCCCCACCCCGATGCCACCTACCTCATCCGCTGCTTCGGCGACAGTATGATGGGTGGCGAGGACGGCATCCGCAGCGGCTCTTTGCTGGCCGTTGACTGCACGCTCAAGCCCCAATCAAATGACGTCGTTATTGCCTCCCTCGACGGCATGGATTACACGCTGAAGCGCCTCATTCAGCGCCCCGACCAGTCGTGGTGGCTTGTGCCGGACAACCCCACCTATACGGCCGTTCCCATTGAGTCGCCGGACGTGTTCACCGTCTGGGGCGTGGTCACGCATATCGTGAACGAAACCCGCCCCGGCAAACTTGGCCAGCATGTTCGCGCTCGTTGA
- a CDS encoding gluconate:H+ symporter: MTLLIILLTVLALIALINWGKVNAFLAFLLVTIPAGLALGLAPGQVLAAVQKGLGDTLGSVVLVVVLGAMLGKLVAESGAAQQIAAVLVGQLGAKNIQWTMMATGFIIGIPLFYNVGFLLVIPLIFSVAYQYRLPTLFVGLPLLAALSVLHGFLPPHPAPTALVVLFKADVGLTFGYGLLVAVPAVLVAGIFYSRTLRGIISQPLTGFVSEPLPTNQLPGRLNSFLSSLLPVLVLSLVFSLQAILPPNGPLAPVLAFVADPGVVMLLSVLVATFSLGRGQGKSMPEIMETYGSAIRDVALLLLIIGGAGALKEVLIASGASSAIAAGLQGTGLPPLLLGWLIAGFIRVCLGSATVAGLTAAGVMLPTMTQVAVNPNLMVLAIGAGSLLLSHVNDSGFWLFKEYFNLSVRDTFRSWSAMETIVSVVGLLGVLLLDWVLLLASH; encoded by the coding sequence ATGACTTTACTCATCATCCTGCTGACGGTGCTGGCTCTCATCGCCCTCATCAACTGGGGTAAGGTGAATGCCTTCCTAGCCTTTTTGCTGGTTACCATTCCCGCGGGACTAGCGCTAGGTCTAGCGCCGGGGCAGGTGCTGGCTGCGGTGCAAAAAGGCTTGGGCGACACGCTGGGCTCAGTGGTGCTGGTGGTGGTGCTGGGCGCCATGCTGGGCAAACTGGTGGCCGAAAGTGGCGCTGCCCAGCAAATTGCCGCCGTGCTGGTCGGTCAGTTGGGGGCCAAAAACATTCAGTGGACCATGATGGCTACGGGCTTTATCATCGGTATTCCGCTGTTTTATAATGTGGGCTTTCTGCTGGTCATCCCGCTTATCTTCTCGGTAGCCTACCAATACCGGCTCCCGACCTTGTTTGTGGGGTTGCCTCTACTTGCTGCGCTTTCCGTGCTGCACGGCTTTTTGCCGCCTCACCCTGCCCCCACGGCACTGGTTGTGCTATTCAAGGCTGATGTAGGCCTGACGTTTGGGTATGGGCTGCTGGTGGCAGTGCCGGCCGTGCTAGTCGCCGGTATCTTTTACAGTCGCACGCTGCGCGGCATTATCTCGCAGCCCCTGACAGGGTTTGTGAGCGAGCCCCTCCCCACCAACCAATTACCCGGCCGGCTGAACAGCTTTCTGTCTTCGTTGCTGCCGGTGCTGGTGCTCTCGCTCGTGTTCAGTTTGCAGGCAATTTTGCCCCCCAACGGGCCGCTGGCTCCAGTCCTGGCGTTTGTCGCCGATCCGGGCGTGGTAATGCTGCTTTCGGTGCTGGTAGCCACGTTCAGCTTAGGTCGTGGGCAGGGCAAAAGCATGCCCGAGATAATGGAAACTTACGGCTCTGCTATCCGCGACGTGGCCTTGCTGCTGCTTATCATTGGCGGCGCAGGGGCATTAAAGGAAGTATTAATTGCCAGCGGTGCCAGTTCCGCAATTGCCGCTGGCTTGCAGGGCACCGGTTTGCCGCCCTTGCTGCTGGGCTGGCTGATCGCGGGTTTTATCCGGGTTTGCCTGGGTTCAGCTACGGTAGCGGGCCTGACGGCGGCCGGAGTTATGCTGCCTACCATGACACAGGTCGCCGTAAATCCGAACCTGATGGTGCTAGCCATCGGCGCGGGCAGCCTGCTGCTTTCGCACGTCAACGATAGCGGCTTCTGGCTGTTTAAGGAATATTTTAACCTGTCGGTGCGCGATACATTTCGCTCTTGGTCGGCGATGGAAACCATCGTTTCGGTGGTGGGATTGTTGGGCGTGCTGCTACTCGATTGGGTCCTGCTTCTGGCTTCCCACTGA
- a CDS encoding cellulase family glycosylhydrolase, whose amino-acid sequence MTTRLPQTPRLLLLFGRYLGLVMCYLFGGGLFCLSQTLSPLHASGPRVVDAAGREVVLRGYNVGGWLLQESYILGTDTLNSQWRIQQGLLRTMPEAEVEEFYRQYRKNFITKADIDFLGKQGFNAVRLPFHYDLFLTPPQRRARTAVIRNPRSEAQVAAYVEQLSTWHDQNQLFTDQDLEGFRFIDDVVNWCAANNMYVILDLHAAPGGQGTDSNINDNFRPLDLWKRRDKKGRLVYQDVTVRLWEKLAARYKQDARIAMYDLINEPHNLNAANGLSADNQELWALYARLITAVRAQGDQHLIMLEGNGYGNEYTNLTPDKLGVSDRTNLVYNAHRYWCSNAPEATDPNPNQVNLIRNLVAFRDRWQVPVWVGETGENSNEWFAAAVQGLNAQNIGWCHWNIKRVDSGAGLLRVAPYGSLLTPQGRTALLRNVQFANCQVNRDVLAALTQPAGTRVPFAPHTIPGTIPATDYDLGRDGVAYHDSFSARTDYRDHTPHNQGKAYRNDGVDISASPDAANGFAVSQLAAGEWLAYTVTVAAGGPYTAEIRLQPNTTPGRLRLELDTQPLGTITVPAGTTWTSVSLPTPILRPGSHILRLLVEAPVSQVSELRFDPVAKGKKASSQ is encoded by the coding sequence ATGACGACTCGCTTACCCCAAACTCCCCGCCTGCTTCTCCTTTTTGGCCGTTACCTGGGCCTAGTTATGTGTTACTTATTTGGTGGGGGGCTTTTTTGCCTGTCCCAAACGCTGAGCCCTCTGCACGCATCGGGGCCGCGCGTGGTAGATGCGGCCGGCCGCGAAGTGGTGCTGCGGGGCTACAACGTGGGCGGCTGGCTGCTCCAGGAAAGCTACATTCTCGGTACCGATACGCTCAATAGTCAGTGGCGTATTCAGCAAGGGTTGCTGCGCACCATGCCCGAGGCGGAAGTCGAGGAGTTCTATCGGCAGTACCGAAAGAACTTCATTACCAAGGCCGACATTGATTTTCTGGGTAAGCAGGGATTCAACGCCGTCCGGCTGCCTTTTCACTACGATTTGTTCCTGACGCCGCCCCAGCGCCGCGCCCGCACGGCCGTTATCCGCAACCCACGCAGCGAGGCACAAGTAGCAGCCTACGTGGAGCAGCTCAGCACCTGGCACGACCAGAATCAGCTCTTCACTGATCAGGATTTGGAAGGGTTTCGCTTCATTGATGACGTCGTGAATTGGTGCGCGGCCAACAACATGTACGTCATTCTGGACTTGCACGCGGCCCCCGGCGGCCAGGGCACCGATAGCAATATCAACGACAATTTCCGGCCGCTCGACCTATGGAAGCGACGCGACAAAAAGGGTCGGCTAGTCTATCAGGACGTGACCGTGCGCTTGTGGGAAAAGCTGGCAGCCCGCTACAAGCAGGACGCGCGCATTGCCATGTACGACCTCATCAATGAGCCGCACAACTTGAACGCAGCCAATGGTTTATCAGCCGATAACCAGGAGCTATGGGCTCTATACGCTCGCCTGATTACGGCCGTGCGCGCCCAGGGCGACCAGCACCTGATCATGCTGGAAGGCAACGGCTACGGCAACGAGTATACTAACCTCACACCTGATAAGCTGGGCGTCAGCGACCGTACCAACCTCGTGTATAACGCCCATCGTTACTGGTGCTCCAACGCACCCGAGGCCACCGACCCGAATCCGAATCAAGTTAACCTGATCCGTAACCTAGTGGCGTTCCGCGACCGTTGGCAGGTGCCGGTGTGGGTAGGCGAAACCGGCGAGAACTCCAATGAGTGGTTTGCCGCCGCCGTGCAGGGGCTTAACGCGCAGAATATTGGCTGGTGCCACTGGAATATCAAGCGCGTAGATTCTGGCGCGGGCTTGCTGCGCGTGGCGCCCTACGGCAGCCTGCTCACGCCCCAAGGCCGGACGGCGCTGCTGCGCAACGTGCAGTTTGCCAATTGTCAGGTAAACCGGGATGTGCTGGCGGCCCTCACCCAACCAGCCGGCACGCGCGTACCTTTTGCCCCCCACACGATTCCCGGCACTATTCCCGCCACCGATTACGACCTGGGCCGCGACGGCGTAGCCTACCACGATAGCTTTTCCGCCCGCACCGATTACCGCGACCATACGCCGCACAACCAAGGCAAGGCCTACCGCAACGACGGTGTAGACATCAGCGCCAGCCCCGACGCTGCCAATGGGTTTGCCGTGAGCCAATTGGCCGCAGGCGAGTGGCTCGCCTATACCGTGACGGTAGCTGCGGGCGGGCCTTATACCGCCGAGATACGCCTACAACCGAACACTACGCCTGGCCGCCTCCGGCTGGAGCTAGACACCCAGCCACTAGGCACGATTACCGTCCCGGCCGGCACCACTTGGACTAGCGTTTCGCTTCCTACCCCCATCTTACGGCCGGGCTCCCATATCTTGCGCCTGTTGGTAGAAGCGCCCGTTAGTCAAGTAAGCGAGCTGCGCTTTGACCCCGTTGCCAAAGGAAAAAAAGCCAGCAGCCAGTAG